A genomic window from Populus nigra chromosome 7, ddPopNigr1.1, whole genome shotgun sequence includes:
- the LOC133699885 gene encoding cell division control protein 2 homolog A: MDQYEKVEKIGEGTYGVVYKARDRVTNETIALKKIRLEQEDEGVPSTAIREISLLKEMQHGNIVRLQDVVHSEKRLYLVFEYLDLDLKKHMDSSPEFANDPRLVKTFLYQILRGIAYCHSHRVLHRDLKPQNLLIDRRTNALKLADFGLARAFGIPVRTFTHEVVTLWYRAPEILLGSRHYSTPVDVWSVGCIFAEMVNQKPLFPGDSEIDELFKIFRILGTPNEDTWPGVTSLPDFKSAFPKWPSKDLATVVPTLEKAGVDLLSKMLFLDPTKRITARSALEHEYFKDIGFVP, encoded by the exons ATGGATCAG taTGAGAAAGTGGAAAAAATTGGTGAAGGAACCTACGGAGTGGTCTACAAAGCTCGTGATCGTGTCACCAATGAGACCATTGCTTTGAAGAAGATCCGTTTGGAGCAGGAAGACGAGGGCGTACCCAGCACTGCTATCCGAGAAATTTCTCTCTTGAAAGAGATGCAGCATGGTAACATTGTCAG ACTGCAGGATGTGGTGCACAGTGAGAAGCGCCTTTACTTGGTTTTTGAGTACCTAGACTTGGATTTGAAGAAGCACATGGATTCTTCTCCTGAATTTGCTAATGATCCACGCCTAGTTAAA ACATTTCTTTATCAAATTCTCCGTGGCATTGCTTACTGCCATTCTCATAGAGTTCTGCATCGAGATTTGAAACCTCAGAATTTGCTTATTGATCGCCGTACCAACGCGCTGAAGCTTGCAGATTTTGGACTGGCTAGAGCATTTGGTATACCTGTTAGGACATTTACACATGAG GTTGTTACCCTGTGGTATAGAGCCCCTGAAATTCTGCTTGGATCTCGCCATTACTCTACTCCAGTTGATGTGTGGTCAGTGGGATGTATATTTGCTGAGATGGTGAACCAGAAGCCATTGTTCCCAGGGGATTCGGAGATTGATGAACTATTCAAAATTTTCAG AATCTTGGGTACTCCAAATGAGGACACCTGGCCTGGAGTTACTTCTTTGCCCGACTTCAAGAGTGCATTCCCTAAGTGGCCTTCTAAG GATTTGGCAACTGTAGTTCCAACTCTTGAAAAAGCTGGTGTGGATCTTCTCTCT AAAATGCTTTTCTTGGATCCCACTAAAAGAATTACCGCCAGGAGTGCTTTGGAGCATGAATACTTCAAGGATATTGGTTTTGTACCTTAA